From the Streptomyces sp. Tu 2975 genome, one window contains:
- a CDS encoding carbohydrate ABC transporter permease: MRPTSPRRLLLNTGALIVFVLSVFPVYWMILTAFKPAADIHTGSPALLPTSLTFDNFANALRADGFWSFWRNSLTVTAGSVLLALLVATGAAFAVARLRWKGRRGFVLMVFIAQVAPWEALLIPMYIIARDADMLDSLATLTLVYFMITLPFTVVTLRSFLAAIPVELEEAAQVDGCTRAAAFRRVTFPLLAPGLLATSLFGFITAWNEFAFANMLIIKNQDDRTLPVWLSSFSNVFGTDWGATMAASTLFALPVLVLFLVLQRRVSAGMTGGAVKG, encoded by the coding sequence GTGAGACCGACCTCGCCGCGGCGTCTGCTGCTGAACACGGGAGCGCTGATCGTCTTCGTCCTCTCGGTGTTCCCCGTGTACTGGATGATCCTCACCGCCTTCAAGCCGGCCGCCGACATCCACACCGGATCCCCGGCACTGCTCCCCACCTCCCTGACCTTCGACAACTTCGCCAACGCCCTGCGTGCGGACGGCTTCTGGTCCTTCTGGCGCAACAGCCTGACCGTCACCGCCGGCAGTGTGCTGCTCGCCCTGCTGGTGGCGACAGGTGCGGCGTTCGCCGTCGCCCGGCTGCGCTGGAAGGGGCGGCGTGGCTTCGTCCTGATGGTGTTCATCGCCCAGGTCGCTCCCTGGGAGGCCCTGCTGATCCCGATGTACATCATCGCCAGGGACGCCGACATGCTCGACAGCCTGGCCACCCTCACCCTGGTCTACTTCATGATCACGCTGCCGTTCACGGTCGTGACCCTGCGCAGCTTCCTGGCCGCGATCCCCGTCGAACTCGAGGAGGCCGCCCAGGTGGACGGCTGCACCCGCGCCGCCGCCTTCCGCCGCGTCACCTTCCCGCTGCTCGCCCCGGGGCTGCTGGCGACCTCGCTGTTCGGCTTCATCACCGCGTGGAACGAGTTCGCCTTCGCCAACATGCTGATCATCAAGAACCAGGACGACCGCACCCTGCCCGTCTGGCTCTCCTCGTTCTCGAACGTCTTCGGCACCGACTGGGGCGCCACGATGGCCGCTTCCACGCTCTTCGCCCTGCCTGTACTCGTCCTCTTCCTGGTGCTGCAGCGCCGGGTCTCCGCCGGGATGACCGGCGGCGCGGTCAAGGGATAG
- a CDS encoding sugar ABC transporter permease has translation MRSSPRALWPYLLIAPTVLGAAVLLVYPVARNVLISFQHYGMGELIRGDAVFTGLDNYREILGDAEFWEVVRRTLWWTTVNVVLIMVLGTLAALMLQRLGGRMRVLVLSGLVLAWASPVIATTTVFQWLFSSRLGLVNRVLAGIGFDSFEGYSWLAHGPAAFTLLVLLVVWQSVPFVAVTLHAALATVPAELFEAARIDGAGGGRIFWSVTLPVLRPVFGLILCLEVIWVFRCFAQIWAVTKGGPGGATTTLPVYAYQVAQSLHRYDLGAAVATVTVLMLVAALILYFRQMFKQEAEL, from the coding sequence ATGAGGAGTTCGCCCCGCGCACTCTGGCCGTACCTGCTCATCGCGCCCACCGTCCTCGGCGCAGCCGTCCTGCTCGTCTACCCGGTGGCACGCAACGTGCTGATCTCCTTCCAGCACTACGGGATGGGCGAACTCATCCGCGGCGACGCCGTCTTCACCGGTCTGGACAACTACCGGGAGATCCTCGGGGACGCGGAGTTCTGGGAGGTGGTCCGCCGCACCCTGTGGTGGACCACGGTCAACGTGGTGCTGATCATGGTGCTGGGTACGCTGGCGGCCCTCATGCTCCAGCGGCTCGGCGGGAGGATGCGCGTCCTGGTGCTCAGCGGACTCGTGCTCGCCTGGGCCAGCCCCGTGATCGCCACCACGACCGTCTTCCAGTGGTTGTTCTCCTCGCGCCTCGGACTGGTCAACCGGGTGCTGGCCGGGATCGGGTTCGACTCCTTCGAGGGGTACTCCTGGCTCGCGCACGGCCCGGCCGCCTTCACGCTCCTGGTGCTGCTCGTCGTATGGCAGTCGGTCCCCTTCGTCGCCGTCACCCTGCACGCCGCGCTCGCGACCGTCCCCGCCGAGCTCTTCGAAGCGGCCAGGATCGACGGGGCCGGCGGCGGCCGGATCTTCTGGTCGGTGACGCTGCCCGTCCTCCGTCCGGTCTTCGGGCTGATCCTCTGCCTCGAGGTCATCTGGGTCTTCCGCTGCTTCGCGCAGATCTGGGCCGTCACCAAGGGCGGACCGGGCGGCGCGACGACCACCCTGCCCGTCTACGCCTACCAGGTGGCGCAGTCGCTGCACCGCTACGACCTCGGGGCGGCTGTCGCGACGGTGACCGTGCTGATGCTCGTCGCCGCGCTGATCCTCTACTTCCGGCAGATGTTCAAACAGGAGGCCGAGCTGTGA
- a CDS encoding extracellular solute-binding protein, whose protein sequence is MKIRSVAAVAALALTLPLAACSSTSGPDSDAAGGTDELTVWIMRDSVSDGYLTRFEKDFEQRHKGTALDIQIQEWDGIGEKITAALAGRDAPDVIEVGNTQVAQYAASGGVKDLTDKVGELAGADWLPGLADPGKIDGKQYGIPWYAANRVVIYNKDLFAAAGIAAPPRTRDEWLEITRKLDTGGTQGIYLPGQNWYTLAGFIWDEGGELAEQEGDTWKGALHSPEALKGMEFYQRLQALGDGPKDSDEAKPPQADVFAKGDVAQIISVPGGAKMIEQAAPALAGKLGFFPVPGDTAGRPGATFTGGSDLIIPEASAHHDAAYQVVKELAGDKWQTDLARTMSYVPNRTSLAGVIEDNEGTAAMAAAAAHGRATPNSPQWAAVEATNPVKQYMTAVLTGTDPAKAAKEASDKITKTLGS, encoded by the coding sequence TTGAAGATTCGCTCCGTCGCCGCTGTCGCCGCCCTCGCTCTCACTCTGCCGCTCGCAGCGTGCAGCTCCACGTCCGGCCCGGATTCCGACGCGGCCGGAGGCACCGACGAACTCACCGTCTGGATCATGAGGGACAGCGTCTCCGACGGCTATCTCACGCGCTTCGAGAAGGACTTCGAGCAGCGGCACAAGGGAACCGCCCTGGACATCCAGATCCAGGAGTGGGACGGCATCGGCGAGAAGATCACCGCCGCGCTCGCCGGCCGGGACGCGCCCGACGTCATCGAGGTCGGCAACACCCAGGTCGCCCAGTACGCCGCCAGCGGCGGCGTCAAGGACCTGACGGACAAGGTCGGCGAACTGGCGGGCGCCGACTGGCTGCCCGGCCTCGCCGACCCTGGAAAGATCGACGGGAAGCAGTACGGCATCCCCTGGTACGCCGCCAACCGCGTCGTCATCTACAACAAGGACCTGTTCGCCGCGGCCGGCATCGCCGCCCCGCCCCGGACCCGCGACGAATGGCTCGAGATCACCCGGAAACTCGACACCGGCGGCACCCAGGGCATCTACCTGCCCGGCCAGAACTGGTACACCCTCGCCGGCTTCATCTGGGACGAGGGCGGCGAGCTCGCCGAACAAGAGGGCGACACCTGGAAAGGCGCGCTCCACTCGCCGGAAGCGCTCAAGGGCATGGAGTTCTACCAGCGCCTCCAGGCCCTCGGTGACGGTCCCAAGGATTCCGACGAGGCCAAGCCGCCGCAGGCCGACGTCTTCGCCAAGGGTGACGTCGCCCAGATCATCTCCGTACCGGGCGGAGCGAAGATGATCGAACAGGCCGCCCCCGCGCTCGCCGGCAAGCTGGGCTTCTTCCCCGTCCCCGGCGACACCGCCGGCCGGCCGGGCGCCACCTTCACCGGCGGGTCCGACCTGATCATCCCCGAGGCCTCCGCCCACCACGACGCCGCCTACCAGGTGGTGAAGGAGCTCGCGGGCGACAAGTGGCAGACGGACCTGGCGAGGACCATGAGTTACGTCCCCAACCGGACCTCCCTCGCCGGGGTCATCGAGGACAACGAGGGCACCGCGGCCATGGCCGCCGCGGCGGCCCACGGACGCGCCACACCCAACTCCCCGCAGTGGGCGGCCGTCGAGGCCACCAACCCCGTCAAGCAGTACATGACGGCGGTGCTCACCGGCACCGACCCGGCGAAGGCAGCGAAGGAAGCCTCCGACAAGATCACCAAGACGCTCGGGTCATGA
- a CDS encoding GntR family transcriptional regulator has protein sequence MESSSSGAVLKRERVREFLLGLIEAGRPGDAIPSERTLCAELGVSRPTLRAAVDELVATGQLLREHGRGMFVAPAKITQELVSDDAAFAVPRAAGAWSSRVLELATITAGARIGRKLRMSPAAELVYIARLRLVDGAPMAIEHLHIPARLVPSLTPQELEAGDLYDHLREHHQVHVDQAVQSIEPTVVNEAEAAVLDVPVLSPALLVERLTTDTAGSPVEYVHSVYRGDRYRIVSRLALGPSAARNDRPAGHHPGIPPGDFAHGDIITSSTTGDAY, from the coding sequence ATGGAGAGCAGCTCTTCGGGCGCCGTACTGAAGCGGGAGCGGGTCAGGGAGTTCCTGCTCGGCCTGATCGAGGCCGGCCGGCCCGGCGACGCCATCCCTTCCGAGCGGACCCTCTGCGCCGAACTCGGCGTGTCCCGCCCCACCCTGCGTGCCGCCGTCGACGAACTCGTCGCCACCGGCCAGCTGCTGCGCGAGCACGGCCGCGGCATGTTCGTCGCACCGGCGAAGATCACCCAGGAACTCGTCTCCGACGATGCGGCGTTCGCCGTCCCCCGCGCGGCGGGCGCCTGGTCCAGCCGTGTCCTGGAGCTCGCCACCATCACCGCGGGCGCCCGGATCGGCCGCAAGCTGCGGATGTCCCCTGCTGCCGAACTCGTCTACATCGCCCGGCTGCGACTCGTCGACGGCGCCCCCATGGCGATCGAGCACCTGCACATCCCCGCCCGGCTCGTGCCCTCCCTGACCCCCCAGGAGCTCGAGGCCGGAGACCTCTACGACCATCTGCGGGAACACCATCAGGTGCACGTCGACCAGGCCGTCCAGTCGATCGAGCCGACCGTCGTGAACGAGGCGGAGGCCGCGGTGCTCGATGTGCCGGTCCTCTCCCCCGCGCTGCTGGTCGAGCGCCTGACGACGGACACCGCGGGCAGCCCCGTCGAGTACGTCCACTCCGTGTACCGAGGCGACCGCTACCGCATCGTCTCCCGCCTCGCGCTCGGCCCGTCCGCCGCACGCAACGACCGCCCGGCGGGCCACCATCCCGGTATCCCGCCGGGCGACTTCGCCCACGGCGACATCATCACGTCGTCGACGACCGGTGACGCGTACTGA
- a CDS encoding tetratricopeptide repeat protein: MYGKAFAPEYQGDLGSALTVNSSYDEVLATAERARRDAGTDLDAARAALALAEANRRLGRAAEAGSAWRDSYRCARRAGDPAGMAWALWSGGTLARQCGSLPLARRLLSAAVAFADACGERLAHGYALAGLAETGRIQGDYAAVADLHEQLLHEARTHGESRHMVWAMSGIAQMHRNTGDHHKALELFTECVRIASEADDARGRAWSLRGMADVLSLRGETDRALALLSEAEAVCRELELAGALAYNHKMRGNVLFRAARYEQACTAYTCALRAFRGMNEARGTALARLGLAKARSRRGRAPAATLRELAELEREFERIGLRQAQQSVVTFRSELAAA, translated from the coding sequence ATGTACGGCAAGGCATTCGCTCCCGAGTACCAGGGCGATCTGGGCTCGGCCCTCACGGTGAACTCGTCGTACGACGAGGTCCTCGCCACCGCGGAGCGCGCCCGCCGCGACGCGGGCACCGACCTCGACGCGGCCCGTGCCGCGCTCGCCCTCGCCGAGGCCAACCGGCGACTGGGCCGCGCCGCAGAGGCGGGGTCGGCATGGCGCGACAGCTACCGCTGTGCCCGGCGGGCCGGCGACCCGGCGGGGATGGCCTGGGCCCTCTGGAGCGGTGGCACTCTCGCCCGCCAGTGCGGCTCCCTGCCGCTCGCCCGGCGGCTGCTCTCCGCGGCCGTCGCGTTCGCCGACGCCTGCGGCGAACGGCTCGCCCACGGCTACGCCCTGGCCGGTCTCGCGGAGACCGGACGCATACAGGGCGACTACGCGGCGGTCGCCGACCTGCACGAACAACTCCTCCACGAGGCGCGGACCCACGGCGAGTCCCGGCACATGGTCTGGGCCATGTCCGGCATCGCGCAGATGCACCGGAACACGGGCGACCACCACAAGGCGCTGGAACTGTTCACCGAATGCGTACGGATCGCGTCGGAGGCCGACGACGCGCGGGGCCGTGCCTGGTCGCTGCGGGGCATGGCCGACGTACTGTCCCTGCGCGGCGAGACCGACCGGGCGCTGGCGCTGCTGAGCGAGGCCGAGGCCGTATGCCGCGAGCTGGAACTCGCCGGCGCGCTGGCCTACAACCACAAGATGCGCGGCAACGTTTTGTTCCGGGCGGCCCGCTACGAGCAGGCGTGCACGGCCTACACATGTGCGCTGCGCGCGTTCCGTGGGATGAACGAGGCACGGGGCACCGCGCTCGCCCGCCTGGGGCTCGCCAAGGCGCGCTCCCGCCGCGGCCGTGCACCTGCCGCGACCCTCAGGGAACTCGCCGAGCTGGAGCGGGAGTTCGAGCGGATCGGGCTGAGGCAGGCACAGCAGTCGGTGGTGACCTTCCGGTCCGAGCTGGCCGCCGCCTGA
- a CDS encoding GntR family transcriptional regulator: MRDEGAPRAALKRERVRAYLLGLVDDRRPGDAIPSERTLCAALDVSRPTLRAAVDELVATGALVREHGRGMFVAPAKITQELVGDSAPAAAPQAPGTWSSRVLEFRRTAAGARIGRRLRLSPAAEIFHVARLRLVDGGPVGLEYLHVPAGLAPDLTPRQMESGFYRYLRAERRIVAARAEQSIEPTVLSEAEAELLGVPVLSPALLFDRVTSDPDGRPVEYVRSLYRGDRYRILSRLSLGPTGDGRPAPDASREADWWGTVE; the protein is encoded by the coding sequence ATGAGGGACGAGGGCGCGCCCAGGGCGGCGCTCAAACGCGAGCGGGTACGGGCATATCTGCTGGGCCTGGTCGACGACCGGCGCCCCGGGGACGCCATCCCCTCGGAGCGCACCCTCTGTGCCGCCCTCGACGTGTCGCGCCCCACCCTCCGCGCCGCCGTCGACGAACTCGTCGCCACAGGGGCGCTCGTACGGGAGCACGGCCGCGGGATGTTCGTCGCGCCCGCCAAGATCACCCAGGAGCTGGTGGGCGACTCCGCTCCGGCCGCCGCCCCGCAAGCACCGGGAACCTGGTCGAGCCGGGTGCTGGAGTTCCGCAGGACCGCCGCGGGCGCCCGTATCGGACGCAGGCTGCGGCTCTCCCCCGCCGCCGAGATCTTCCACGTCGCCCGGCTGCGGCTGGTCGACGGCGGCCCCGTCGGACTCGAGTACCTGCACGTCCCGGCAGGCCTCGCCCCCGATCTCACCCCGCGGCAAATGGAGTCGGGCTTCTACCGCTATCTGCGGGCCGAGCGGCGGATCGTCGCCGCCCGCGCGGAGCAGTCCATCGAGCCCACCGTGCTGAGCGAGGCCGAGGCGGAGCTGCTGGGCGTGCCCGTCCTGTCGCCGGCGCTGCTCTTCGACCGCGTCACCTCCGACCCCGACGGCCGTCCGGTCGAGTACGTGCGCTCCCTCTACCGCGGCGACCGCTACCGCATCCTCTCCCGGCTCTCGCTCGGCCCCACGGGGGACGGCCGCCCCGCTCCCGACGCCTCGCGGGAAGCCGACTGGTGGGGCACGGTGGAGTGA
- a CDS encoding dodecin, with product MSNHTYRVTEIVGTSPDGVDQAIKNGITRASQTLRGLDWFEVTQVRGHIVEGQIEHYQVGLKVGFRLEDGD from the coding sequence ATGTCGAACCACACCTACCGCGTCACCGAGATCGTGGGCACCTCGCCCGACGGGGTCGACCAGGCCATCAAGAACGGCATCACCCGGGCTTCGCAGACGCTGCGGGGCCTCGACTGGTTCGAGGTGACGCAGGTCCGCGGGCACATCGTCGAGGGGCAGATCGAGCACTACCAGGTCGGTCTGAAGGTCGGCTTCCGTCTCGAGGACGGCGACTGA
- a CDS encoding MsnO8 family LLM class oxidoreductase codes for MSSLTASTVRLSVLDRSRTREGYDGPAALRGTVSLARQAEALGYHRFWVSEHHGVPGVAGSAPTVLAAAVAAATASIRVGTGGVMLPNHQPLIVAEQFGVLESLFPGRVDMGLGRSVGFTDGIRRALGRDKQDAEDFEARLEELLGWFTGDRAAHPHVHARPSEGLSIPPFLLATGEGAGIAARAGLPLVIGDLRGRDRLLTAVEGYRRDFRPSAWAERPYVVVAGTVAVAGSEEEARRLLVPEAWSMAYSRTHGTFPPLLPPERIEALEMTAKERGLYESGLSGHIAGTEDQVADALGAAVEESGADEVLVTTSTYDRAALLDSLRRLARVAGLPSRELAGAAA; via the coding sequence GTGAGCTCCCTGACCGCGTCCACCGTCCGTCTGTCGGTCCTCGACCGTTCGCGCACCCGCGAGGGGTACGACGGCCCTGCCGCGCTGCGGGGCACCGTGAGCCTCGCCCGGCAGGCCGAGGCCCTCGGCTACCACCGCTTCTGGGTCTCCGAGCACCACGGCGTCCCGGGCGTCGCGGGTTCGGCGCCGACGGTGCTCGCGGCGGCGGTCGCCGCCGCGACCGCCTCGATCCGCGTCGGCACCGGCGGGGTGATGCTGCCCAACCACCAACCCCTGATCGTGGCCGAGCAGTTCGGTGTGCTGGAGTCGCTCTTCCCCGGCCGGGTCGACATGGGGCTCGGCCGGTCCGTCGGCTTCACGGACGGCATCCGCCGCGCACTCGGCCGCGACAAGCAGGACGCGGAGGACTTCGAGGCCCGGCTGGAGGAACTACTGGGCTGGTTCACCGGCGACCGGGCGGCGCATCCACACGTCCATGCCCGCCCCTCGGAGGGGCTCAGCATCCCTCCGTTCCTGCTCGCCACCGGCGAGGGCGCGGGGATCGCGGCCCGTGCCGGTCTGCCACTGGTCATAGGCGATCTCCGTGGCCGGGACCGGCTGCTCACAGCCGTGGAGGGTTACCGGCGGGACTTCCGTCCCTCCGCGTGGGCGGAGCGGCCGTACGTGGTCGTCGCGGGGACGGTCGCGGTCGCCGGCAGCGAGGAGGAGGCACGCCGTCTGCTGGTGCCGGAGGCCTGGTCGATGGCGTACTCCCGCACTCATGGGACGTTCCCGCCGCTCCTGCCGCCCGAGCGCATCGAGGCGCTCGAGATGACCGCCAAGGAGCGCGGTCTCTACGAGTCGGGGCTGAGCGGCCACATCGCGGGCACCGAGGACCAGGTCGCCGACGCGCTGGGGGCGGCGGTTGAGGAGAGCGGGGCCGACGAGGTGCTGGTCACCACCAGCACGTACGACCGCGCGGCGCTGCTGGACTCACTGCGGCGTCTCGCGCGGGTGGCCGGGCTGCCCTCCCGCGAGCTGGCCGGCGCGGCCGCCTGA
- a CDS encoding LysR substrate-binding domain-containing protein has protein sequence MDLLRHLRIFVVVADELNFGRAADRLGMAQPPLSRAVRKLEDELGAELFDRSRRQVQLTPAGSVLVDQARDLLSREERTRALVRRARDGDLGTLRAGVPPDTPAAVLGALVAECRERALRIDLQELTTDEQLRLLASGGLDIGLVQQPADVSGLELGAETRLELGVVLPRTSPLARLPEVALADLAGQDLVLFPRDSAPGWYDTALEICRAAGFVPRTVRQARNPEFLIGLVTAGHGVAFDQGPVARKEPRVVWRPLAGRPLAQRIRAAWPRQSPHRAAAEFAAVAADVLARDRTPALGGAEAPAAGTPAGDGPRPWSVVFG, from the coding sequence GTGGATCTCCTGCGCCACTTGCGTATCTTCGTCGTTGTGGCCGACGAGTTGAACTTCGGGCGGGCGGCCGACCGCCTCGGCATGGCCCAGCCGCCGCTCAGCCGTGCCGTGCGCAAGCTGGAGGACGAGCTCGGCGCGGAACTCTTCGACCGTTCACGGCGGCAGGTGCAGCTCACCCCTGCCGGGTCCGTACTCGTGGACCAGGCGCGGGACCTGCTGTCCCGCGAGGAGCGCACCAGGGCGCTCGTGCGCCGTGCCCGCGACGGCGACCTCGGCACGCTGCGCGCGGGGGTACCGCCCGACACCCCCGCGGCGGTGCTGGGGGCGCTGGTCGCCGAATGCCGTGAACGGGCCCTGCGCATCGACCTCCAGGAGCTCACGACGGACGAGCAGCTCCGGCTGCTGGCCTCGGGAGGTCTGGACATCGGCCTCGTCCAGCAGCCGGCGGACGTCAGCGGCCTGGAGCTGGGAGCGGAGACCCGGCTCGAGTTGGGTGTGGTGCTGCCCCGCACCTCGCCCCTCGCCCGGCTCCCGGAGGTCGCGCTGGCCGACCTGGCGGGCCAGGACCTCGTCCTCTTCCCGAGGGACTCGGCCCCCGGCTGGTACGACACGGCGCTGGAGATCTGCCGCGCCGCCGGTTTCGTCCCTCGGACGGTGCGGCAGGCCCGCAACCCCGAGTTCCTCATCGGCCTGGTGACGGCCGGCCACGGAGTCGCCTTCGACCAGGGGCCGGTGGCCCGCAAGGAGCCCAGGGTGGTCTGGCGGCCCTTGGCGGGCCGGCCGCTCGCGCAGCGGATCCGCGCGGCCTGGCCGCGACAGTCGCCGCACAGAGCGGCCGCGGAGTTCGCGGCCGTCGCCGCGGACGTCCTGGCCCGCGACCGTACGCCGGCCCTCGGCGGCGCCGAGGCACCGGCTGCCGGGACCCCGGCCGGCGACGGGCCGCGGCCCTGGTCGGTGGTCTTCGGGTGA
- a CDS encoding serine hydrolase: protein MIEERLRAVFAGAGAEGVLHAVDIDGPGEAGYCADEPVVVASVFKVLLVLEFARQSAAGQLDPRERVRVTSERRLGGWGTGGCLDDVELSLRDLAHFAMAVSDNTAADLLLERVGPDTVAMLAKELGLVNTRIVGGPRQVLESMLDEVGARNEREFAAVFPTLSAAEVRGLGVYDPARTNASTPREMTRLLRMVWRDEAGPPEACARVRDLMCRQVFRHRLAAGFGDGVRVAAKTGTLPGLHNEVGVAEFPDGGRYAVAVFARTPGLRANHTETDVAIGAAARTAVDVLRDLEPEHRP, encoded by the coding sequence CTGATCGAGGAGAGGCTGCGAGCGGTGTTCGCCGGAGCGGGAGCCGAGGGCGTCCTGCACGCCGTGGACATCGACGGCCCCGGTGAGGCGGGGTACTGCGCCGATGAACCGGTCGTCGTCGCCTCGGTGTTCAAGGTGCTGCTCGTGCTGGAGTTCGCCCGGCAGTCGGCCGCCGGCCAGCTCGATCCCCGGGAGCGGGTCCGGGTGACGTCCGAGCGCCGCCTCGGCGGCTGGGGCACCGGGGGCTGTCTCGACGATGTGGAACTGTCGCTGCGCGACCTCGCCCACTTCGCGATGGCGGTGAGCGACAACACGGCCGCCGACCTGCTGTTGGAACGCGTGGGTCCGGACACCGTGGCGATGCTGGCGAAGGAACTCGGACTCGTGAACACCCGGATCGTGGGCGGGCCCCGGCAGGTACTGGAGTCGATGCTCGACGAGGTCGGGGCGCGGAACGAGCGGGAGTTCGCCGCGGTCTTCCCCACGCTGTCCGCCGCCGAGGTGCGCGGTCTCGGCGTGTACGACCCGGCCCGCACGAACGCGAGCACGCCGCGTGAGATGACGCGACTGCTCCGCATGGTCTGGCGGGACGAGGCGGGGCCGCCGGAAGCATGCGCGCGGGTACGGGACTTGATGTGCCGCCAGGTGTTCCGTCACCGACTCGCCGCCGGGTTCGGCGACGGCGTACGCGTCGCGGCAAAGACGGGCACGCTGCCGGGGCTGCACAACGAGGTCGGGGTGGCGGAGTTCCCGGACGGCGGCAGGTACGCGGTGGCCGTGTTCGCCCGTACACCGGGCCTCCGGGCGAACCACACGGAAACAGACGTGGCGATCGGCGCGGCAGCCCGGACCGCGGTGGACGTGCTGCGCGACCTCGAGCCCGAGCACCGGCCCTGA